The following nucleotide sequence is from Solidesulfovibrio carbinolicus.
AGGCCATCATGCCGGATTCGATGAGAAACTGGCGCACGATGTCTTTTTTACGCGCTCCCACCGCCCGCCGGATGCCGATCTCCAGACGCCTGGCCCGCACGAGCAGGATCATGATGGAGAGGATGCCCAGGCCGCCGATGCCAAAGGACAGCGACGAGCTGATGAACCCCAGGGTCTGCACCAAGTCGAGCGCCTGCTGCTTGACCTCCATGGTGTCCTTGGCGGTCAACACCTTGAAATCGTCGGGCTGCCCCTTGTCGGTCTTGATGTCGTGGCGCTTGCGCAGGATGTGCACGGCGGCTTCCCGGGCAGCGTCGAAATCCGCCCCGTCGGCCAGGCGCACGTACACCCCGTGGATGTAGGTCTTGTTGGACATGCGCCGCATGAAGGTGGAAAGCGGCACGAAAATCTGTTCGTCCTGGTTGGCCCCGGACACGTCCGAGCCTTTTTCCTCCATGACACCGACAACGGTGAGCCGGGCCCGGAAGATGAAGACCGACTGGCCCACGGCCGCCTCGGCCGTGCCGAAAAGCCGCCGGGCGATGGCCGGCCCCAGGGCGCAGACCAGCTCCTTGTCGTCTTCCTCGGCTTGGTCGAAAAAGCGGCCGTACTGGGGCGTGGCGCCGCGTATGGACGG
It contains:
- a CDS encoding ABC transporter permease, which codes for MLFSLRIALKSLATHKMRTVLAMLGVFLGAFALTGVLHVTLAMERKAVIETEKLGPNLLMAMTGNIRFRRGDIRPDAGNTNLKLPDAVALLRGLPSAVDGVPFLSFPMPIRAGDKKVMCQLVATWPAYPSIRGATPQYGRFFDQAEEDDKELVCALGPAIARRLFGTAEAAVGQSVFIFRARLTVVGVMEEKGSDVSGANQDEQIFVPLSTFMRRMSNKTYIHGVYVRLADGADFDAAREAAVHILRKRHDIKTDKGQPDDFKVLTAKDTMEVKQQALDLVQTLGFISSSLSFGIGGLGILSIMILLVRARRLEIGIRRAVGARKKDIVRQFLIESGMMASAGGAAGTVVALGVLAVVYRVGDFPSVYHPALIGGTLIGSAALGILAGAYPAWQASNVEVLAVLRDE